Proteins encoded in a region of the bacterium genome:
- the yidD gene encoding membrane protein insertion efficiency factor YidD translates to MTKLLLVLIRGYQKSFSKILPPSCRYYPSCSQYTYEAVERYGWLRGGFMGAARIARCHPFAKGGYDPVP, encoded by the coding sequence ATGACGAAGCTCCTGCTCGTTCTGATCCGCGGCTACCAGAAGTCGTTTTCCAAGATCCTCCCGCCGTCCTGCCGGTACTACCCCTCGTGCTCCCAGTACACGTACGAGGCGGTCGAGAGATACGGCTGGCTGAGGGGGGGATTCATGGGGGCGGCGCGGATCGCCCGGTGCCACCCGTTCGCCAAGGGCGGCTACGATCCTGTTCCCTGA
- a CDS encoding 50S ribosomal protein L34: MKRTFQPKKRYRRRVHGFLLRMSARGGARVVRNRRRKGRQRLTS, from the coding sequence ATCAAGCGAACCTTCCAACCCAAGAAACGGTACCGCCGCCGCGTGCACGGCTTCCTGCTCCGCATGAGCGCAAGAGGCGGTGCTCGAGTCGTGCGCAACCGCCGTCGCAAGGGCCGCCAGCGGCTGACGAGCTAA
- a CDS encoding ParB/RepB/Spo0J family partition protein: protein MTQPRLRGLGRGLDALIPMSREGEALVPQMIAVDQIRPSQQQVRTRFDAEPLSELAESIRLHGVLQPLLVRRLTDGYELIAGERRWRAARLAGLLAVPAVVRSDAGNDAQLVLGLIENLQRADLDPIEEARGLLRLTEEFGLTHEDVAQKIGRHRVSVTQSLRLLGGCAAVQSAVAAGVVSAGHARALIALEGQDAQEHGLKVVVARRLSVRQTENWVRTYRPRQKPRTDSTAELRAMAADVESRLGLPIKLVGSPNRGKVELRYSSREELERVCAKLVS from the coding sequence ATGACCCAACCACGCTTGCGCGGCCTCGGCCGCGGACTCGACGCCCTCATCCCGATGTCCCGCGAAGGCGAGGCCCTGGTGCCGCAGATGATCGCGGTCGACCAGATCCGGCCCTCACAGCAACAGGTGCGCACGCGCTTCGACGCCGAACCGCTGAGCGAGCTGGCCGAATCGATCCGCCTGCACGGCGTGCTGCAGCCTCTGCTCGTCCGCCGGCTCACCGATGGCTACGAGCTCATCGCCGGTGAGCGCCGCTGGCGAGCGGCGCGTCTCGCCGGGCTCCTCGCCGTCCCCGCGGTCGTGCGCTCCGACGCCGGCAACGACGCGCAGCTGGTGCTCGGCCTCATCGAAAACCTCCAGCGGGCAGACCTGGATCCCATCGAAGAGGCCCGCGGCCTGCTCCGTTTGACCGAGGAGTTCGGCCTCACGCACGAGGACGTTGCCCAGAAGATCGGCAGGCACCGGGTCTCGGTCACGCAGTCACTCCGGCTGCTCGGCGGCTGCGCCGCGGTTCAATCAGCGGTCGCGGCGGGCGTGGTCAGCGCCGGCCATGCTCGAGCGCTCATCGCCCTCGAGGGCCAGGACGCGCAGGAGCACGGCCTCAAGGTGGTCGTCGCCCGCAGGCTCTCCGTTCGCCAGACCGAGAACTGGGTGAGGACCTATCGCCCCCGCCAAAAACCCCGCACCGACTCGACGGCGGAGCTGCGCGCCATGGCCGCGGACGTCGAGTCCAGGCTCGGCCTCCCGATCAAGCTGGTCGGAAGCCCCAACCGCGGCAAGGTCGAGCTCCGATACTCCAGTCGCGAGGAGCTGGAACGGGTCTGCGCTAAGCTCGTCTCTTAA
- the lepB gene encoding signal peptidase I, which translates to MAAPQPRAAGAATTEASTGGSLLRELAEVVVLAVILYFGISFAVQTVHVEGLSMFATLDDNDYLIANKVDYRLHAPQRGDIIILRPPTDNSKDFIKRVIALPGERLLIRDGTVYINGRRLDEPYLPEAWTVFNNWPQDGTDGKVIPPNEYFVMGDNRNRSQDSRVFGPIDRDRIDGRAWFRIWPLSHFGDIYPQMPTLESATTFAG; encoded by the coding sequence ATGGCCGCCCCACAACCGCGCGCGGCCGGAGCCGCCACCACCGAAGCTTCGACTGGCGGCTCGCTCCTGCGCGAGCTCGCGGAAGTCGTCGTGCTCGCGGTCATCCTTTATTTCGGCATCAGCTTCGCCGTGCAGACGGTGCATGTCGAAGGGCTGTCGATGTTCGCGACGTTGGACGACAACGATTACCTCATCGCCAACAAGGTCGATTACCGGCTGCACGCGCCACAGCGCGGCGACATCATCATCCTGCGCCCGCCGACCGACAACTCCAAGGACTTCATCAAGCGGGTCATCGCCCTACCCGGCGAGCGATTGCTGATCCGGGACGGCACCGTGTACATCAACGGCCGCCGTCTCGATGAGCCTTACCTGCCCGAAGCGTGGACGGTGTTCAACAACTGGCCCCAGGACGGCACCGACGGCAAGGTGATCCCGCCCAATGAGTACTTCGTCATGGGCGACAACCGCAACCGCTCCCAGGACTCCCGCGTGTTCGGGCCCATCGACCGCGACCGCATCGACGGCCGCGCGTGGTTCCGCATCTGGCCCCTGTCTCATTTCGGTGACATCTACCCCCAGATGCCAACGCTCGAGAGCGCGACCACCTTCGCGGGCTAG
- a CDS encoding insulinase family protein: MASSHRVHVLQGGARLITATMPERLSASVVLMFGGGSRLEDERLAGVSHFIEHLYFKGTRRRPTSKEIADAIEGIGGFINASTDKELTAYWTRVPSEHMDLGLDVLFDIVSNSKLEEADVERERMVILEELKMYQDQPQDYVQNLFEELVWPGHPLGRDIAGTVESVSRLTRDDILEYADAHYRLPNLVIGAAGALDEVETLSVVRPRLTLAPHADGMLPALAPGSLDGAHVLVRRKRTEQAHICLGVRAFSYLHPDRYALDLLNTILGEGMSSRLFLNIRERLGLAYDVHSFTQKHRDTGYLGVYLGVDPKKAAEAVNAVIAELAGCCDREATLEELERAKEFTKGRLRLELETTNGVAFWLTYQELLINEIRTVEEELALVDAVTAEDVKRVANEVLRSPVQMAVIGPFVRDVDFRTAIGA, translated from the coding sequence ATGGCCTCTTCTCATCGCGTCCACGTGCTTCAGGGAGGCGCCAGGCTCATCACCGCCACCATGCCGGAGAGGCTTTCCGCCAGCGTCGTCCTCATGTTCGGCGGTGGTTCCAGGCTGGAGGACGAGCGACTTGCCGGCGTCTCGCACTTCATCGAACACCTGTACTTCAAGGGCACGCGCCGGCGGCCGACCTCCAAGGAGATCGCCGATGCGATCGAGGGCATCGGGGGGTTCATCAACGCGTCCACGGACAAGGAGTTGACCGCGTACTGGACGCGCGTTCCGTCCGAGCACATGGATCTCGGGCTCGATGTGCTGTTCGACATCGTTTCGAACTCCAAGCTCGAGGAGGCGGACGTGGAACGCGAGCGGATGGTGATCCTGGAGGAGCTGAAGATGTACCAGGACCAGCCGCAGGATTACGTCCAGAACCTGTTCGAGGAGCTCGTCTGGCCGGGGCACCCACTGGGCCGCGACATCGCGGGCACGGTGGAATCGGTCAGCCGTCTCACTCGGGACGACATCCTGGAGTACGCGGACGCGCACTACCGGCTGCCGAACCTGGTGATCGGCGCGGCGGGCGCGCTGGATGAGGTCGAGACGCTCTCGGTCGTCCGGCCCCGGCTCACGCTTGCGCCCCATGCGGACGGCATGCTGCCCGCGCTCGCACCGGGGTCGCTGGACGGCGCCCACGTCCTCGTCCGCCGCAAGCGGACCGAGCAGGCACACATCTGCCTTGGCGTCCGCGCCTTCAGCTACCTGCACCCTGACCGCTACGCGCTGGATTTGCTCAACACGATTCTCGGCGAGGGGATGAGCTCCCGGCTGTTCTTGAACATTCGCGAGCGTCTCGGCCTCGCGTATGACGTGCACAGCTTCACGCAGAAGCACCGTGACACGGGCTACCTGGGCGTGTATCTCGGAGTGGATCCGAAGAAGGCGGCGGAGGCGGTGAACGCGGTGATCGCGGAGCTCGCCGGCTGCTGCGATCGCGAGGCGACGCTCGAGGAGCTCGAGCGGGCGAAGGAATTCACCAAAGGCCGGCTGCGCCTCGAGCTCGAGACCACCAACGGGGTCGCGTTCTGGCTCACCTACCAGGAGCTTTTGATCAACGAGATTCGAACGGTCGAGGAGGAGCTGGCGCTGGTCGACGCCGTGACGGCGGAGGACGTCAAGCGCGTCGCCAACGAGGTCCTGCGCTCACCGGTGCAGATGGCGGTGATCGGACCGTTCGTCCGCGACGTGGACTTCAGGACGGCGATCGGAGCCTGA
- the rnpA gene encoding ribonuclease P protein component gives MKRRLRLRRHRDFQATLSGRRFYSGRALVAFAVPSQGAESRVGVTVSRRLKSSVERNRARRRLRELARIKLLGADSPLRDVGIRYDVVLIARPAALEVSFADLRAEADQAVLRLSRLDP, from the coding sequence GTGAAGAGGCGCTTGCGGCTCCGCCGGCATCGCGATTTCCAGGCGACGCTCAGCGGCAGGCGGTTCTACAGCGGACGGGCCCTCGTGGCGTTTGCCGTCCCCAGCCAGGGCGCGGAGAGCCGGGTCGGGGTGACGGTCAGCCGCAGGCTGAAGAGCTCTGTCGAGCGGAACCGAGCCCGGCGCCGGCTGCGGGAGCTGGCGCGCATCAAGCTGCTCGGTGCTGATTCGCCGCTGCGCGACGTGGGAATACGATATGACGTGGTCCTGATCGCCCGCCCGGCGGCGCTGGAAGTTTCGTTCGCCGACCTGAGAGCGGAGGCTGATCAAGCAGTGCTCAGGCTCTCCCGGCTTGACCCATGA
- a CDS encoding CPBP family intramembrane metalloprotease codes for MVLTPLPLVITANAAVGRRWAFHATGILAGLSAGVTFLFGALDLAGAGAPGGRSPLAVDLGIMVTAVAAAALASKPVRERVARILPIDPDSPVHALALVLAVILFGTQLTSIAFTDVLASDRSIPPLTLADLISQETPFLILAAAGVGIYIRRNSLQAATRLGLVAPRWWQLALALAAAGAFFAFAQGMSGLSHAWTPAVARQVDVTTQHLFGGLGTPVGIAALAIAPGLCEEILFRGALQPRLGLLATAVLFTSIHTQYGLSLDTLSVFVIALGLGAIRKSTNTTTSCVCHITYNLVVGLGIADSLIGLAAAVELALVAVAAYAIWSARRRAAMPANP; via the coding sequence GTGGTCCTGACGCCGCTGCCCCTGGTCATCACGGCCAACGCCGCCGTGGGCAGGCGATGGGCCTTTCACGCCACCGGAATCCTCGCCGGCCTGAGCGCTGGGGTGACGTTTCTCTTCGGCGCCCTCGATCTCGCCGGCGCCGGAGCCCCCGGCGGCCGCAGCCCGCTTGCCGTGGACCTGGGGATCATGGTCACCGCCGTCGCCGCCGCGGCGCTGGCCTCCAAACCAGTCCGCGAGCGCGTCGCCCGCATCCTGCCGATCGACCCGGACAGCCCGGTCCACGCCCTTGCCCTCGTCCTCGCCGTGATCCTCTTCGGCACCCAGTTGACGTCCATCGCCTTCACGGACGTACTCGCCTCGGATCGGTCCATACCGCCGCTCACGCTGGCCGACCTGATCTCCCAGGAAACGCCCTTTCTGATCCTCGCCGCCGCCGGCGTCGGCATCTACATCCGGCGTAACTCCCTCCAGGCCGCCACCCGGCTCGGGCTGGTCGCCCCCCGATGGTGGCAGCTGGCGCTCGCGCTGGCCGCCGCCGGCGCCTTTTTCGCCTTCGCCCAGGGAATGAGCGGCCTCAGCCACGCCTGGACGCCCGCGGTGGCCCGTCAGGTGGACGTCACCACACAGCACCTGTTTGGAGGCCTGGGCACTCCGGTCGGCATCGCCGCGCTGGCGATCGCGCCAGGGCTGTGTGAGGAGATCCTGTTCCGGGGAGCGCTTCAGCCGCGCCTCGGCCTGCTCGCCACGGCTGTGCTTTTCACGTCGATCCACACCCAGTACGGCCTGTCGCTCGATACGCTGTCCGTATTCGTCATCGCCCTCGGCCTGGGCGCGATCCGGAAGTCCACCAACACGACCACGTCGTGCGTCTGCCATATCACCTACAACCTGGTGGTCGGCCTCGGCATCGCCGACTCGCTGATCGGTCTCGCCGCCGCGGTCGAGCTCGCCCTGGTCGCCGTCGCCGCGTACGCGATCTGGTCGGCTCGCCGGCGCGCCGCCATGCCCGCCAACCCTTAA
- a CDS encoding ParA family protein, which produces MLAAIARPIVAVVNQKGGVGKTTTAINLGAALAELGHPILLVDLDPQANSTSGLGLDPTRARLNVYHLLTGEATLEKVALPTGIAGMQLVASHIDLAGGEIELAGLPGRETLLRTALSSLPESISCVIIDCPPSLGLLTLNALAAATSMLIPTQCEYFALEGLRHLMYTHQLVRSHLNPKLAIAGILMTQFDARTTLAWDVLESVRRSHPHHVLETLIPRNVRISEAPSHGKSVIEYDPTCRGTAAYRALAKELLER; this is translated from the coding sequence ATGTTGGCTGCCATCGCCCGTCCGATCGTCGCGGTGGTCAATCAGAAAGGCGGCGTCGGCAAGACCACGACCGCCATCAACCTGGGCGCGGCGCTCGCCGAGCTCGGTCACCCGATCCTGCTGGTGGACCTGGATCCCCAGGCCAACTCCACCTCCGGCCTGGGCCTGGACCCCACCCGCGCGCGCCTCAACGTCTACCACCTGCTCACCGGCGAGGCGACGCTCGAAAAGGTGGCCCTGCCGACCGGCATCGCCGGGATGCAGCTGGTGGCGTCACACATCGACCTGGCCGGTGGGGAGATCGAGCTGGCCGGCCTTCCCGGGCGCGAGACTCTTCTCCGCACGGCCCTGTCCTCGCTGCCCGAGAGCATCAGTTGCGTGATCATCGACTGTCCCCCCAGTCTCGGGCTGCTGACCCTCAACGCACTCGCCGCCGCCACCAGCATGCTCATCCCCACCCAGTGCGAGTACTTCGCGCTCGAAGGCCTCCGCCACCTCATGTACACGCACCAGCTCGTCCGTTCACACCTCAACCCCAAGCTGGCGATAGCCGGCATCCTCATGACGCAATTTGACGCGCGAACGACACTGGCCTGGGATGTCCTCGAATCGGTTCGCCGCTCGCACCCCCACCACGTCCTCGAGACCCTCATCCCGCGCAACGTCCGGATCAGCGAGGCGCCGAGCCACGGCAAATCGGTGATCGAATACGACCCCACGTGTCGAGGCACCGCCGCATATCGCGCCCTCGCGAAGGAGCTTTTGGAACGATGA
- a CDS encoding slipin family protein — translation MTVVAVIVALAVIVVFSSLRIANEYERGVVFRLGRLIALKGPGLFFIIPFGVDRLVKIDLRVITLEVPPQEVITNDNVTAKVNAVIYFQVIDARKAVTQVLNYINATSQIAQTTLRAALGQATLDELLANREKINQNLQKIIDEQTEPWGIKVAVVEIKDVELPSTMQRAMAKQAEAEREKRAKIINADGEFQASQTLANAAQVISSQQGALQLRFLQTLVEIGSEKNTTVILPFPIELIRPLLDIGAGGADGGPSRRRPLPEQGSKA, via the coding sequence CTGACCGTCGTCGCCGTGATCGTCGCGCTGGCGGTGATCGTGGTTTTCTCCAGCCTTCGCATCGCCAACGAATACGAACGAGGCGTCGTCTTCCGCCTGGGCCGCCTCATCGCGCTCAAGGGTCCCGGCCTGTTCTTCATCATCCCGTTCGGGGTCGACCGGCTGGTGAAGATCGACCTGCGGGTGATCACGCTCGAGGTGCCGCCGCAGGAGGTGATCACCAACGACAACGTGACCGCCAAGGTCAACGCCGTCATCTACTTCCAGGTCATCGATGCGCGCAAGGCCGTCACCCAGGTTCTCAACTACATCAACGCCACCTCCCAGATCGCCCAGACCACCTTGCGTGCGGCCCTGGGACAGGCGACCCTCGATGAGCTCCTGGCCAACCGGGAGAAGATCAACCAGAACCTGCAGAAGATCATCGACGAGCAGACCGAGCCCTGGGGCATCAAGGTCGCCGTGGTCGAGATCAAGGATGTCGAGCTGCCCAGCACCATGCAGCGAGCCATGGCCAAGCAAGCCGAGGCGGAGCGCGAGAAGCGGGCCAAGATCATCAACGCCGACGGCGAGTTCCAGGCCTCGCAGACCCTCGCCAACGCCGCCCAGGTGATCTCGTCCCAGCAGGGGGCTCTGCAGCTGCGCTTCCTTCAGACCCTGGTGGAGATCGGCTCCGAGAAGAACACCACGGTCATCTTGCCGTTCCCGATCGAGCTGATCCGGCCGCTCCTCGACATCGGTGCGGGAGGAGCTGACGGCGGCCCTTCCCGGCGGCGGCCCCTCCCCGAGCAGGGCTCGAAGGCCTGA
- the dnaA gene encoding chromosomal replication initiator protein DnaA, which translates to MNQDQIWSQVQEELRFQLAKRTYDMWLKNTSVVSADGGTFRIGVPSKLAKDWLEDRFSGLIQETLQAVTGSEVNIDFVISPSGHRPLLVAVDFEAQGAENGHGNGHDNGVEAASGEELITPSELNARFRFSSFVVGHNSQFAHAAAKAVAEAPGDSYNPLFLYGGVGLGKTHLMHAIGHEVHDRFPRKRVVYLTSEQFTNEVITSIATARMGEFRHKYRTVDVLLIDDVQFLAGKDRTKEEFFHTFNALHEINKQIVISSDRPPKEIPTLEDRLRSRFEWGLIADIQSPDFETRLAILHTKLGGNSSLVPEEVLSFIAHKVQRNIRELEGALTRVQAFAAVHQRQLDEEEAARLLADIIPAGTRKPINVERIQALVADYYNVTLEDMKSKRRDKHIVFPRQVAMFLVREETPSSLPAIGKAFGGRDHTTALHSIEKIANELKEDERLRYEVQAIRERLYAQ; encoded by the coding sequence TTGAACCAGGACCAGATCTGGTCACAGGTCCAGGAGGAGCTGCGCTTCCAGCTCGCCAAGCGCACCTACGACATGTGGCTGAAAAACACGTCTGTGGTGTCTGCCGACGGCGGCACCTTCCGCATCGGAGTGCCGAGCAAGCTCGCGAAAGACTGGCTGGAGGACCGATTCTCCGGCCTCATCCAGGAAACGCTGCAGGCCGTGACGGGCTCCGAGGTGAACATCGATTTCGTCATCTCGCCGAGCGGGCACCGGCCCCTGTTGGTGGCGGTCGACTTCGAGGCCCAGGGGGCGGAGAACGGACACGGGAACGGGCACGACAACGGGGTGGAAGCCGCGTCCGGCGAAGAGCTCATCACGCCGTCCGAGCTCAACGCGCGGTTCAGGTTCTCCTCGTTCGTCGTCGGTCACAACTCGCAATTCGCCCACGCCGCGGCCAAGGCGGTCGCCGAGGCGCCGGGAGACAGTTACAACCCGCTCTTCCTCTATGGCGGCGTGGGTCTCGGCAAGACACATCTCATGCACGCCATCGGCCACGAGGTGCACGACCGGTTCCCCCGCAAGCGCGTGGTCTACCTCACTTCGGAGCAGTTCACGAACGAGGTCATCACCTCCATCGCCACCGCCCGCATGGGTGAGTTCCGGCACAAGTACCGCACCGTCGACGTGCTGCTCATCGACGACGTGCAGTTCCTCGCCGGCAAGGACCGCACCAAGGAAGAGTTCTTTCACACCTTCAACGCGCTGCATGAGATCAACAAGCAGATCGTCATCTCCTCCGACCGGCCGCCGAAAGAGATCCCCACTCTCGAGGACCGGCTGCGGTCGCGGTTCGAGTGGGGTCTCATCGCCGACATCCAGTCACCGGACTTCGAGACCCGGCTGGCCATCCTGCACACCAAGCTCGGCGGCAACAGCAGCCTCGTCCCCGAGGAGGTGCTCAGCTTCATCGCCCACAAAGTCCAGCGGAACATCCGCGAGCTGGAGGGCGCGCTCACCCGGGTGCAAGCCTTCGCCGCCGTCCACCAGAGGCAGCTGGACGAAGAGGAAGCGGCGCGACTTCTCGCCGACATCATCCCCGCCGGCACCCGCAAGCCGATCAACGTCGAACGCATCCAGGCTCTGGTGGCCGATTACTACAACGTCACCCTCGAGGACATGAAGAGCAAGCGCCGCGACAAGCACATCGTCTTTCCCCGGCAGGTGGCGATGTTCCTGGTGCGCGAAGAGACGCCGTCATCGCTGCCGGCGATCGGCAAGGCCTTCGGCGGCCGGGATCACACGACCGCGCTGCATTCCATCGAGAAGATCGCCAACGAGCTGAAGGAAGACGAGCGGCTGCGTTACGAGGTGCAGGCCATCCGTGAGCGGCTCTACGCCCAGTGA
- a CDS encoding YidC/Oxa1 family membrane protein insertase — translation MTGVPDIFLSAIVLLSSVLDVFKPIKDLWDAVFVQSLGGVLEYLYVHLQAVPLIETIGAYGVAVVILTVIIRLLLAPLQQFQLVTQRKTMVEQRKLAPQVADLRKKFKKDPQKLNAEMMKLYQEHGVNPLGGLVGCLPLVVQLPILTALYYVFTNFARAAHHPAPFLFIPNLNDNPNHHLLLAGLPIPAIAYLVFPLLAAVTTLVQSRMLQMPPPPNPTDQELQTQQMQRTMVWLSPLMIGYFALNVPAGLGLYWFIGNCVSIIQQGFVVGWGNLLPARLRPAPAGADLGPGAGPKRAGEGPRSGPRHGPKDEPRNGSKPRRPKR, via the coding sequence ATCACAGGAGTGCCTGACATTTTTCTGAGCGCCATCGTCCTTCTGAGCTCGGTCCTGGACGTGTTCAAGCCCATCAAGGACCTGTGGGATGCCGTGTTCGTGCAGAGCCTGGGCGGAGTGCTCGAGTACCTGTACGTCCACCTGCAGGCCGTGCCCCTGATCGAGACGATCGGTGCCTACGGCGTGGCGGTCGTGATCCTGACGGTCATCATCCGGCTGCTGCTGGCCCCGCTTCAGCAGTTCCAGCTGGTCACCCAGCGGAAGACGATGGTCGAGCAGCGCAAGCTCGCGCCCCAGGTCGCCGACCTGAGAAAGAAGTTCAAGAAAGACCCGCAGAAGCTGAACGCGGAGATGATGAAGCTGTACCAGGAGCACGGGGTCAACCCGCTGGGTGGATTGGTCGGCTGCCTTCCGCTCGTCGTCCAGCTGCCGATCCTGACCGCGCTCTACTACGTCTTCACCAACTTCGCCCGGGCGGCCCACCATCCCGCGCCGTTCCTCTTCATCCCCAACCTCAACGACAACCCCAACCACCACCTGCTGCTGGCCGGGCTGCCGATACCCGCCATCGCCTATCTGGTCTTCCCTCTCCTGGCGGCCGTGACCACGCTGGTGCAGTCGAGGATGCTGCAGATGCCGCCGCCGCCCAACCCGACGGACCAGGAGCTTCAGACGCAGCAGATGCAGCGGACGATGGTGTGGCTTTCGCCGCTGATGATCGGCTACTTCGCCCTCAACGTCCCCGCCGGCCTGGGCCTCTACTGGTTTATCGGCAACTGCGTCAGTATCATTCAGCAGGGCTTCGTGGTCGGGTGGGGAAACCTGTTGCCGGCGCGCCTCAGGCCGGCGCCGGCGGGCGCTGACCTCGGGCCGGGAGCCGGACCGAAGAGGGCCGGCGAGGGGCCCAGGAGTGGACCCAGACATGGACCCAAGGATGAACCCAGAAACGGCTCCAAACCCAGGAGGCCAAAGAGGTGA
- a CDS encoding KH domain-containing protein encodes MDPRMNPETAPNPGGQRGEVAMKSAEGRGRTLDEAVDAALIELGESRRNVDVKVLSEGADETVVEVSVIDQSAGASAGAAPVNGKADAARALVEGLLKHMGVHAQVTVRPGADPITLDISGRDLGTLIGWRGETLRALQSVTNVMVGRHLAEGERIIVDVERYRQRREHTVREIALRAARQVKMTGDAITLDAMQPFERRAIHLALEGDPDVTSGSIGDEPERRVVVGPRKPAAG; translated from the coding sequence ATGGACCCAAGGATGAACCCAGAAACGGCTCCAAACCCAGGAGGCCAAAGAGGTGAGGTTGCTATGAAGTCCGCTGAAGGCCGCGGCCGCACGCTCGACGAAGCCGTTGACGCCGCGCTGATCGAGCTTGGTGAGAGCCGCCGGAACGTCGATGTCAAGGTGCTCAGCGAGGGCGCCGACGAGACCGTGGTCGAAGTCAGCGTCATCGATCAAAGCGCCGGTGCGAGCGCCGGTGCCGCTCCCGTCAACGGCAAGGCGGACGCGGCGCGGGCCCTGGTCGAGGGCCTGCTGAAGCACATGGGCGTCCACGCGCAGGTGACCGTGCGGCCGGGCGCCGACCCGATCACACTCGACATCAGCGGTCGCGACCTCGGCACCTTGATCGGTTGGCGTGGCGAGACGCTGCGCGCGCTGCAATCGGTCACCAACGTGATGGTCGGCAGGCACCTGGCCGAAGGCGAGCGGATCATCGTCGATGTCGAGCGTTACCGGCAGCGCCGCGAGCACACGGTGCGCGAGATCGCCCTGCGTGCGGCCCGCCAGGTCAAGATGACCGGCGACGCGATCACGCTCGACGCCATGCAGCCGTTCGAACGGCGGGCCATCCACCTGGCGCTCGAAGGCGATCCGGACGTCACCAGCGGGAGCATCGGCGACGAGCCCGAAAGGCGGGTGGTCGTCGGACCTCGCAAGCCGGCGGCCGGCTAG